In a single window of the Vitis vinifera cultivar Pinot Noir 40024 chromosome 6, ASM3070453v1 genome:
- the LOC100257115 gene encoding DNA repair protein RAD51 homolog 4 produces MGSLKSLECEYPIIDSDFQNFCASHGIFSVEDILIHDLYMLVAFAEQQSTSERLKQGITQILSIIDGQHQPWLNGMELLEDAQQNKQVLSTGCEGIDMLLHGGLCVGHLTELVGPSSAGKTQICLKVASGVATRYMGGVVFIDTGNSFSPLRIAHFINQIPDTIFKEVKQNILEKVMSQILCHSVFDIFAMLDVVHQLEYSLRSQVQTGADQVRLLIVDSISSLITPILGGSGSHGRALMISAGFLLKKLAHEHNLAVVVTNHMVGGEGGILKPALGESWKSIPHVRLLLSRDPGSSICHMSILKHSYMASGRAARFMI; encoded by the exons atgggttcattgaaATCTCTTGAATGCGAGTACCCGATAATCGACTCCGATTTTCAGAACTTCTGTGCTTCTCATGGCATTTTCTCAG TTGAAGATATACTCATTCATGACCTTTACATGTTAGTCGCTTTTGCCGAACAACAGTCAACCTCAGAGAGACTTAAGCAG GGTATCACCCAAATCCTCTCTATTATAGATGGTCAACATCAACCATGGTTGAATGGTATGGAGTTGTTGGAAGATGCTCAACAGAACAAACAGGTTTTATCTACTGGGTGTGAAGG GATTGATATGCTTCTTCATGGTGGATTATGTGTGGGACACTTAACAGAATTAGTTGGGCCATCATCTGCTGGCAAAACACAA ATTTGCCTAAAAGTTGCCTCAGGGGTTGCAACAAGGTATATGGGTGGTGTTGTATTCATAGATACAGGCAACTCTTTTTCACCCTTACGCATTGCACATTTCATCAATCAGATCCCAGATACTATCTTTAAAGAG GTCAAACAGAATATTCTTGAAAAAGTAATGAGCCAAATATTGTGCCATTCAGTGTTTGATATCTTTGCAATGTTGGATGTGGTACATCAGCTAGAGTACAGCTTGAGATCTCAG GTGCAGACAGGAGCTGATCAGGTGAGGTTGCTTATTGTTGATTCAATATCATCGCTGATTACCCCAATCCTTGGAGGCAGTGGTTCACATG GACGTGCTTTGATGATTTCTGCTGGATTTCTTCTAAAGAAGTTAGCACATGAGCATAATCTTGCAGTAGTT GTGACTAATCACATGGTGGGTGGAGAGGGAGGCATCCTTAAACCAGCTCTTGGAGAGAGTTGGAAGAGCATTCCACATGTGCGGCTTTTGCTCTCCCGTGACCCAGGGAGCAGCATCTGCCACATGTCCATTCTGAAACACTCATACATG GCTTCTGGCAGGGCTGCTAGGTTTATGATTTGa
- the LOC100251850 gene encoding laccase-17, with protein MGVSFLPSPPFVGVFVFSCMALCLLPELALAQDSGITRHYKFDIKLQNVTRLCHTKSILTVNGQFPGPRIVAREGDRLLIKVVNHVQNNISIHWHGIRQLRSGWADGPAYVTQCPIQTGQSYVYNFTVVGQRGTLFWHAHISWLRSTLYGPLIILPKRNVPYPFEKPHKEVPIIFGEWWNADTEAVISQALQTGGGPNVSDAYTINGLPGPLYNCSAKDTFKLRVKASKTYLLRLINAALNDELFFSIANHTLTVVDADAIYVKPFETDTLLIAPGQTTNVLLKTKPHFPNAAFLITARPYVTGLGTFDNSTVAGILEYELPSASPHSTVSIKKLPLFKPTLPPLNDTSFATNFTNRLRSLASPQFPANVPQKVDRHFFFTIGLGTSPCDQNQTCQGPNGTKFAASVNNVSFASSTTALLQAHFSGQSNGVYNPDFPITPIIPFNYTGTPPNNTLVSNGTKVVVLPFNTSVELVMQDTSILGAESHPLHLHGFNFFVVGQGFGNYDPNKDPANFNLVDPIERNTVGVPSGGWVAIRFLADNPGVWFMHCHLEIHTSWGLKMAWVVLDGKLPNQKLLPPPADLPKC; from the exons ATGGgtgtttcttttcttccttcacCACCATTTGTGGGAGTTTTTGTGTTCTCATGCATGGCATTATGCCTCCTTCCTGAGCTTGCCCTTGCCCAGGATTCTGGCATAACCAGGCACTACAAGTTTGAT ATCAAATTGCAAAATGTGACGAGACTGTGCCATACAAAGAGCATTTTGACAGTAAATGGGCAGTTTCCTGGGCCACGCATTGTAGCAAGGGAGGGTGACCGTCTTCTCATTAAAGTGGTTAACCATGTCCAGAATAATATCTCCATCCATTG GCATGGGATTCGACAGCTTCGGAGTGGGTGGGCTGATGGGCCAGCATATGTGACGCAATGCCCCATTCAAACTGGCCAGAGCTATGTCTACAACTTCACCGTTGTTGGCCAGAGAGGGACTCTTTTCTGGCATGCTCACATCTCATGGCTAAGGTCGACTCTCTATGGTCCCTTAATTATTCTCCCAAAACGTAATGTCCCCTATCCATTTGAGAAGCCTCACAAGGAAGTCCCCATCATCTTTG GAGAGTGGTGGAATGCAGACACTGAGGCAGTCATTAGCCAGGCCCTCCAAACTGGTGGAGGCCCAAATGTGTCTGATGCCTATACCATCAATGGACTTCCAGGCCCATTGTATAATTGCTCTGCCAAAG ATACATTCAAGCTGAGAGTGAAGGCAAGCAAGACTTACCTGCTCCGTTTGATCAACGCAGCGCTCAATGACGAGCTTTTCTTCAGTATTGCAAACCATACACTGACAGTAGTGGATGCTGATGCTATTTATgttaaaccttttgagactgaCACACTTCTCATTGCCCCTGGACAGACCACAAATGTTCTTCTCAAGACCAAACCCCACTTCCCAAATGCCGCTTTCCTCATAACTGCTAGGCCATACGTGACTGGCCTTGGCACCTTTGACAACTCCACCGTTGCTGGTATCCTTGAATATGAATTACCCTCTGCTTCCCCTCACTCTACTGTCTCCATTAAAAAGCTTCCACTCTTCAAACCAACACTTCCTCCTCTCAATGACACTTCCTTTGCGACCAACTTCACTAATAGGCTTCGTAGCTTGGCCAGCCCTCAGTTCCCTGCTAACGTCCCCCAGAAAGTTGACAGGCACTTCTTCTTCACAATTGGACTGGGAACAAGCCCTTGCGACCAAAACCAAACATGCCAAGGACCCAATGGGACAAAGTTTGCAGCTTCGGTTAATAATGTGTCCTTTGCATCTTCAACCACAGCCCTTCTACAAGCCCACTTCTCTGGGCAATCAAATGGGGTTTACAACCCTGACTTCCCTATCACTCCGATCATTCCCTTTAACTATACCGGAACCCCACCAAACAACACTCTGGTGAGCAATGGAACCAAAGTGGTGGTTCTACCATTTAACACTAGTGTGGAGCTTGTCATGCAGGACACTAGCATTCTTGGAGCTGAAAGCCACCCTCTCCATCTGCATGGCTTCAATTTCTTTGTCGTCGGCCAAGGTTTCGGAAACTATGATCCTAACAAGGACCCTGCAAACTTCAATCTGGTCGACCCCATTGAAAGGAACACCGTGGGAGTGCCCTCCGGTGGTTGGGTTGCCATTCGGTTTCTAGCAGACAACCCAG GGGTATGGTTCATGCATTGTCACCTGGAAATCCACACCAGCTGGGGCTTGAAGATGGCGTGGGTTGTCTTAGATGGAAAGCTCCCCAATCAGAAGCTGCTTCCTCCACCAGCAGATCTTCCCAAGTGTTGA
- the LOC100263778 gene encoding protein SODIUM POTASSIUM ROOT DEFECTIVE 1, with translation MKGVDLFCASPASTAICSSMDQRSMVRRGTRPINHHNPYLSDRRRSRPLAPVPCSSRLPISPTLHHHKSRKSSAKQTDLRRKSSADKNDLTSPPGSSRYLLSDTPFFNLLPDSDRVSALVPTQTARPLVPTQTTRPLVPTQTTRPLVPTKTARPRRLNSNDSPALVSSSSARSHDQVVVLWVSLHCKGCEGKLRKHISKMEGVTSFSIDLATKKVTVIGDVTPLGVLASVSRVKNAQLWPSPTSSSSPLSSSAMTSLTY, from the exons ATGAAAGGAGTGGATCTCTTCTGTGCTTCTCCAGCTTCTACAGCCATATGTTCAAGCATGGATCAGCGCTCCATGGTCCGCCGCGGCACCAGGCCCATCAACCACCATAATCCTTATCTCAGTGATAGGCGAAGAAGCCGGCCACTTGCGCCTGTCCCATGTTCATCTCGGTTACCCATCAGTCCTACGCTTCACCATCACAAGAGTAGAAAGAGTTCTGCTAAGCAAACTGATCTCAGGAGGAAGAGCTCTGCTGACAAAAATGATCTAACCAGCCCTCCTGGTTCCTCCAGATATCTTCTAAGTGACACACCTTTCTTCAACTTGTTACCGGACTCTGATCGTGTCTCAGCATTGGTTCCTACACAAACTGCAAGGCCACTGGTTCCTACACAAACTACAAGGCCACTGGTTCCTACACAAACTACAAGGCCACTGGTTCCTACAAAAACTGCAAGGCCTCGGCGCCTGAACTCGAATGATTCTCCTGCCTTAGTATCATCTTCATCTGCTCGTTCCCACGACCAG GTGGTGGTTTTGTGGGTATCATTGCATTGCAAGGGGTGCGAAGGAAAGCTGAGAAAACACATATCCAAAATGGAAG GCGTGACATCATTCAGTATAGATTTGGCCACAAAGAAAGTGACTGTAATTGGAGACGTGACCCCCTTAGGAGTGCTTGCAAGCGTGTCGAGGGTGAAGAATGCACAACTCTGGCCATCTCCAACATCTTCCTCATCGCCATTGTCATCCTCGGCCATGACTAGCCTCACTTACTGA
- the LOC100256985 gene encoding glutelin type-D 1: protein MEIDLTPKSAKEAYGSNGGSYLAWSPSELPMLGEGNIGAAKIILHQHGFALPSYSDSSKVAYVLQGNGVAGIVLPESEEKVVPIKKGDALALPFGVVTWWYNKEDTDLEVLFLGDTSKAHKAGEFTDFFLTGSNGIFTGFSTEFVSRAWDLEEDVVKSLVGKQSGKGIVKLEGTFEMPEPKKEHRNGLVLNCLEAPLDVDIKNGGRVVVLNTQNLPLVGEVGLGADLVRLDGSAMCSPGFSCDSALQVTYIVRGSGRVQVVGVDGHRVLETTLKAGSLFIVPRFFVVSKIGDPEGMDWFSIITTPNPIFTHLAGRTSAWKALSSKVLEASFSVGSDMEKLFRSKRNADAIFFPPPN from the exons ATGGAAATTGATTTGACTCCGAAGTCGGCGAAGGAGGCGTACGGGAGCAATGGGGGGTCATACTTGGCGTGGTCCCCATCGGAGCTTCCCATGCTTGGTGAAGGCAACATCGGCGCAGCCAAGATCATTCTCCACCAACATGGGTTTGCTCTTCCTAGCTACTCTGATTCCTCAAAGGTCGCTTATGTTTTACAAG GAAATGGTGTTGCTGGAATTGTTCTTCCTGAATCAGAGGAGAAGGTAGTCCCTATTAAGAAGGGCGATGCACTTGCTCTTCCCTTTGGTGTTGTTACATGGTGGTACAACAAAGAGGATACTGACCTAGAAGTTTTATTCTTGGGTGATACCTCAAAGGCCCACAAAGCTGGTGAATTCACTGACTTCTTTCTCACAGGCTCCAATGGTATCTTCACCGGCTTCTCAACTGAGTTTGTGAGCCGAGCATGGGACCTAGAAGAGGATGTTGTTAAATCCCTTGTTGGAAAGCAATCAGGGAAGGGCATTGTTAAGCTTGAGGGGACTTTTGAGATGCCTGAGCCAAAGAAAGAACATCGAAATGGCTTGGTATTGAACTGCTTGGAAGCTCCATTGGATGTTGACATTAAGAATGGTGGAAGGGTTGTGGTTTTGAATACTCAGAATTTACCTTTGGTTGGTGAGGTGGGGCTTGGTGCTGATCTTGTTAGGTTGGATGGAAGTGCAATGTGCTCCCCTGGTTTTTCCTGTGACTCTGCATTACAGGTGACCTACATTGTTAGGGGTAGTGGCCGTGTTCAAGTGGTCGGTGTTGATGGTCACCGGGTCTTGGAAACCACCCTCAAGGCAGGCAGTTTGTTCATTGTACCAAGGTTCTTTGTTGTTTCAAAGATTGGTGACCCAGAAGGAATGGACTGGTTCTCTATCATTACAACTCCCAA TCCTATATTCACCCATTTAGCAGGAAGGACTTCAGCATGGAAGGCCCTGTCTTCTAAAGTACTGGAGGCTTCTTTCAGTGTGGGTTCAGATATGGAGAAGCTTTTCCGCTCCAAGAGGAATGCAGATGCCATCTTCTTTCCTCCCCCAAATTAA
- the LOC100241510 gene encoding dirigent protein 24 has product MAKHILLTSRALKATLHLLLLAIALRCVHAARILTEEDADPPVMVPAPEAPDMAPVAGPAATIPTAASPLTTTTSATVADEHPPLSFFMHDILGGSNPTTRVEAGIIANTQINGLPFTKTNGGVFPMNGGVPLVTANGVINNNGIMNNNNLPFLAGLNGASTSTVVQNNGNNNVVTNGDTLPFVTPGQLPAGATLQKLMFGTITVIDDELTEGHEIGSSVVGRAQGFYLASSLDGSSQTMAFTALFHEGDHHEEDTLSFFGVHRTAAPESQIAIVGGTGKYENANGYASIQTLHPTDQHTTDGVETLLHVSVFISDQ; this is encoded by the coding sequence ATGGCAAAACATATCTTACTCACATCCAGAGCACTCAAGGCCACACTCCACCTCTTGCTCCTAGCCATTGCCCTTAGATGTGTCCATGCAGCTCGAATCCTCACCGAAGAGGATGCAGACCCTCCAGTCATGGTGCCTGCACCTGAAGCACCTGACATGGCTCCAGTGGCAGGCCCTGCTGCCACCATACCAACCGCTGCAAGCCCCTTGACAACCACTACTAGCGCGACCGTGGCTGATGAACATCCACCCTTGTCATTCTTCATGCATGACATACTAGGCGGGTCCAATCCTACCACAAGGGTTGAGGCCGGGATCATTGCCAATACGCAAATCAATGGCTTGCCTTTCACTAAAACAAATGGTGGGGTCTTCCCTATGAATGGTGGTGTTCCTCTTGTCACAGCCAATGGCGTCATCAACAACAATGGCATTATGAACAACAACAATCTCCCATTCCTGGCTGGACTCAATGGCGCATCCACCAGCACTGTGGTACAAAACAATGGTAACAACAATGTAGTCACCAATGGAGACACACTTCCATTTGTGACACCTGGCCAGCTCCCAGCCGGAGCCACTCTTCAGAAGCTGATGTTTGGGACTATTACAGTGATCGATGATGAACTCACAGAAGGACACGAGATCGGTTCCTCAGTTGTTGGGAGAGCACAGGGATTCTATTTAGCTAGCTCATTAGATGGGAGCAGCCAAACAATGGCATTCACAGCATTGTTTCATGAGGGTGATCATCATGAAGAGGACACACTCAGTTTCTTTGGGGTACATCGCACGGCTGCACCAGAGTCTCAGATTGCCATTGTTGGGGGGACTGGAAAATACGAGAATGCAAACGGATATGCCTCAATTCAGACACTTCATCCAACCGACCAGCACACAACTGATGGCGTTGAGACACTTCTTCATGTCAGTGTCTTCATCTCTGATCAGTGA
- the LOC100248374 gene encoding exocyst complex component EXO70H1, whose protein sequence is MPRKGMRTIFFKASSPSSSHQSSPSRAPSSPLHESMMDENIDNAQSVISKWYSDESSFANFTSLFHSSRSEAKQFLSAVADLQRAMHFFVNHDSTSEKLIRSQNLMQLAMKRLEKEFYQILSSSREYLDPESVSSHVSARSSISDFEDDRASEEEFGASIESVSGVERESELAMADLKAIADCMISSGYGKECVKIYKLVRKSIVDESLYHLGVERLSYSQIQKMDWELIENKIRHWLNAVKAAVKTLFYGERILCDRVFSASDSIRESCFSEITKEGALSLFGFPEHVARCKKTPEKMFRILDLYESISDLWPEIDSIFSFESTSAVLSQATSALIRLGEAVRTMLSDFEAAIQKDSSKTPIRGGGVHPLTRYVMNYVSFLSDYSGVLSVIVAEWPLTVQSSMPESYFENPKSDDDPTSAISLRLAWLVLVLLCKLDGRAKLYKDVSLSYIFLANNLQYVTTKVRTSNIRYLLGDDWIAKHEIKVKQYASNYERMGWSKVFSSLPENPSADISPEKAKECFKKFNSAFEEVYRKQTSWVVPDNKLQEEIKLSIAKKLEPTYRAFYEKNRARLRREPGSESVVRFAPDDMGNYLSDLFYGTGVSGSTSSSSSSSPSSLSRG, encoded by the coding sequence ATGCCTAGAAAAGGGATGAGGACTATCTTCTTCAAGGCTTCTTCGCCTTCATCCTCGCACCAATCTTCACCCTCGCGTGCGCCTTCCTCCCCGCTTCATGAGTCCATGATGGACGAGAACATCGATAACGCTCAATCAGTCATCTCCAAGTGGTACTCCGACGAGTCCTCCTTCGCCAATTTCACCTCCCTCTTTCATTCCAGCCGCAGCGAAGCCAAGCAGTTCTTAAGCGCTGTTGCGGATTTGCAACGCGCTATGCACTTCTTCGTCAACCATGATTCCACTTCAGAGAAGCTCATCCGATCTCAGAACCTCATGCAGCTCGCCATGAAGAGACTCGAGAAGGAGTTCTACCAGATTCTCTCTTCCAGTCGGGAGTACTTGGACCCCGAGTCCGTCTCCTCGCATGTATCTGCGAGGTCGAGCATCTCCGACTTTGAAGACGACCGTGCGTCGGAGGAGGAGTTCGGAGCCTCCATTGAGTCCGTTTCTGGAGTGGAGAGGGAATCGGAGTTGGCGATGGCGGATCTCAAGGCCATCGCGGATTGTATGATTTCTTCTGGTTATGGTAAGGAGTGTGTGAAGATTTACAAACTTGTGCGCAAGTCGATTGTCGATGAAAGCCTGTATCATCTTGGAGTCGAGAGATTGAGTTATTCGCAGATTCAGAAGATGGACTGGGAGTTGATCGAAAACAAAATTAGGCATTGGTTGAATGCTGTCAAGGCTGCGGTGAAAACTCTCTTCTACGGGGAGCGAATTCTCTGTGATCGTGTTTTCTCTGCATCTGATTCCATCAGAGAGTCGTGTTTCTCGGAGATTACAAAGGAAGGTGCGCTCTCTCTGTTTGGATTCCCAGAACATGTTGCCAGATGCAAGAAAACGCCCGAGAAAATGTTCAGAATACTTGATCTCTATGAATCCATCTCTGATCTCTGGCCTGAAATCGACTCGATATTTTCATTTGAGTCAACCTCCGCCGTGCTATCACAAGCAACCAGTGCTCTCATCAGGCTCGGTGAAGCCGTCAGAACAATGCTATCGGACTTCGAAGCGGCGATTCAGAAGGATTCATCCAAAACGCCAATCCGCGGCGGCGGAGTTCATCCTCTGACACGATACGTCATGAATTACGTCTCATTCCTCTCCGACTACAGCGGAGTTCTCTCTGTCATTGTCGCCGAATGGCCGCTAACAGTACAATCATCGATGCCAGAATCTTACTTTGAGAACCCGAAGTCCGACGATGATCCAACATCGGCGATTTCCTTGCGCCTAGCCTGGCTCGTGCTTGTGCTTCTCTGCAAACTCGATGGCAGGGCCAAGCTCTACAAGGACGTCTCTCTCTCATACATCTTCCTCGCTAACAATCTCCAGTACGTTACCACCAAAGTCCGTACCTCCAATATCCGATACCTCCTCGGAGATGACTGGATCGCAAAACACGAAATTAAGGTGAAACAGTACGCATCCAACTACGAACGCATGGGTTGGAGCAAAGTGTTCTCATCACTGCCGGAGAATCCATCGGCTGACATCTCGCCAGAGAAAGCGAAAGAATGCTTCAAGAAATTTAATTCCGCCTTTGAAGAAGTGTACCGGAAGCAAACATCGTGGGTCGTACCAGATAACAAGCTTCAAGAAGAAATCAAACTCTCTATTGCTAAGAAACTAGAACCGACGTATAGAGCCTTTTACGAGAAGAACCGGGCCAGGTTGAGGAGGGAACCGGGTTCGGAGTCAGTGGTGAGATTTGCACCAGACGATATGGGAAATTACTTGTCAGATCTGTTTTACGGTACCGGGGTTTCCGGTAGCACGTCGTCGTCGTCGTCTTCTTCTCCATCGTCGCTTTCGCGTGGGTGA
- the LOC100251983 gene encoding pentatricopeptide repeat-containing protein At1g07740, mitochondrial has translation MSTRPSRIFSLTEQTLRNSSSFPPTRNLSSSAVSMFHSRTKAINHTLPRLFRHFIEYKPSQQYHTFRPRRPTTESRREPPHRSTSRLRKRIPFLADLKSVQDPDDALSLFNQYQQMGFKHDYPSYSALVYKLARSRNFEAVETLLDYLQNINIRCRETLFIALIQHYGKSQMPEKAVELFQRMPSFNCHRTLVSFNTLLNVLVENDRFLDAIGIFDRSTKMGFRRNSISFNIIIKGWLGKGEWDKAWQVFEEMIDKEVKPTVVTFNSLIGFLCGKGDLDGAMGLLEDMIQKRHRPNAVTYALLMEGLCSLGKYKEAKKMMFDMDYQGCKPRLLNFGVLMSDLGRRGRIDDSKTLLLEMKRRRFKPDVVTYNILINHLCKEGRALEAYKVLVEMQVGGCEPNAATYRMMVDGFCQVEDFEGGLKVLSAMLMCGHCPRLESFCDLVVGLLKNGKIDGACFVLEEMEKRKMRFHLEAWEALVKDACPGDRGAGGLVRELVSAYG, from the coding sequence ATGTCCACGCGGCCTTCAAGGATTTTCTCACTAACCGAACAAACTCTGAGAAATTCTTCATCTTTCCCTCCGACCAGGAACCTATCTTCTTCTGCTGTTTCCATGTTCCACTCACGAACAAAAGCAATTAATCACACACTGCCACGCCTATTTCGCCATTTTATTGAATACAAACCTTCTCAACAATACCACACTTTTCGCCCCAGAAGACCCACCACCGAATCTCGCCGTGAGCCACCTCATAGATCCACCTCAAGGCTTCGCAAACGCATTCCTTTCCTCGCCGATCTGAAATCCGTGCAAGACCCAGATGACGCCTTGTCTCTCTTCAATCAATACCAACAAATGGGCTTCAAACACGACTATCCCTCCTACTCTGCCCTCGTATACAAACTCGCTCGTTCTCGCAATTTCGAAGCTGTTGAAACCCTTCTTGATTACTTACAGAATATTAACATTCGATGTAGAGAGACGCTTTTCATTGCATTGATTCAGCATTATGGGAAATCCCAAATGCCTGAAAAGGCCGTTGAACTGTTTCAGAGAATGCCTTCTTTCAATTGCCACCGAACATTAGTGTCTTTCAATACCCTTCTTAATGTACTTGTTGAGAATGATCGATTTCTGGATGCAATTGGCATATTTGATCGCTCAACAAAAATGGGCTTTCGGAggaattcaatttcatttaatataataataaaaggatGGCTTGGAAAGGGGGAGTGGGATAAAGCGTGGCAAGTGTTTGAGGAAATGATTGACAAAGAAGTTAAGCCCACTGTTGTGACTTTTAACAGTCTAATTGGGTTTTTGTGTGGAAAGGGTGATTTGGATGGGGCTATGGGTTTGCTTGAGGACATGATTCAGAAAAGGCACCGCCCGAATGCTGTTACATATGCACTGTTGATGGAAGGTTTGTGCTCTTTAGGCAAGTACAAGGAAGCTAAGAAGATGATGTTTGATATGGACTATCAGGGATGCAAACCACGCCTTTTAAATTTTGGGGTTTTGATGAGTGATCTTGGAAGGAGGGGTAGGATTGATGACTCAAAAACTTTGCTTCTTGAGATGAAGAGAAGGCGGTTTAAACCAGATGTTGTGACGTATAATATATTGATAAATCATTTGTGTAAAGAAGGTAGAGCTCTGGAGGCTTATAAAGTCTTAGTTGAAATGCAGGTTGGAGGTTGTGAACCAAACGCAGCCACATATCGGATGATGGTTGATGGTTTTTGCCAGGTTGAGGATTTTGAGGGAGGCTTGAAGGTTTTGAGTGCAATGTTAATGTGTGGCCATTGCCCACGTTTAGAATCATTTTGTGATTTGGTTGTGGGATTATTGAAGAATGGGAAGATTGATGGTGCATGCTTTGTTTTGGAGGAGATGGAGAAAAGGAAGATGAGATTTCATTTGGAGGCTTGGGAGGCTTTGGTTAAGGATGCCTGTCCTGGAGACAGAGGTGCAGGGGGGCTTGTAAGGGAACTGGTCTCTGCCTACGGATAG
- the LOC100246718 gene encoding large ribosomal subunit protein uL29, producing MARIKVHELRGKPKADLLAQLKELKAELALLRVAKVTGGAPNKLSKIKVVRLSIAQVLTVISQKQKAALREAYKKKKFLPLDLRTKKTRAIRKRLTKHQASLKTEREKKKEMYYPMRKYAIKV from the exons ATGG CGAGGATCAAGGTTCACGAGCTGAGAGGTAAGCCTAAGGCCGATCTGTTGGCCCAATTGAAGGAGCTGAAAGCAGAGCTCGCTCTTCTCCGAGTCGCCAAGGTCACTGGTGGTGCTCCCAACAAGCTTTCTAAGAT AAAGGTGGTGAGGCTGTCGATTGCGCAGGTGTTGACAGTGATTTCCCAGAAGCAGAAGGCTGCTTTGAGGGAAGCttacaagaagaagaagttCCTGCCTCTGGATTTGCGTACTAAGAAGACCAGAGCTATCAGGAAACGCCTTACTAAGCATCAG GCATCTTTGAAGACTGAACGAGAGAAAAAGAAGGAGATGTATTATCCCATGAGGAAGTATGCCATTAAGGTGTAA
- the LOC100246844 gene encoding LOW QUALITY PROTEIN: dirigent protein 25 (The sequence of the model RefSeq protein was modified relative to this genomic sequence to represent the inferred CDS: inserted 2 bases in 1 codon), with product MHDILGGSNPSAGAVTGIVTNPAVNGQVPFAKPNGAVLPVKNGVPLNNGNSALINNNNIPFLTGLSGNTANVIQNNGNNVINGGSGLPVFNGGQFPAGTNLQKLMFGTMTVIDDELTEGHDRGSGLVGKAQGFYVASSEDGSSQTMAFTAMFESDGYASSLSFFGVHRTAXSESQLAIMGGTGKYVNAEGYATVKTIPGANQHNTDGTETLLQIIVYLAH from the exons ATGCATGACATTCTTGGTGGATCAAACCCCTCAGCTGGGGCCGTGACTGGAATTGTAACTAATCCAGCGGTCAATGGCCAAGTCCCCTTTGCCAAGCCTAATGGTGCGGTACTTCCAGTCAAAAATGGTGTTCCCCTCAATAACGGCAACAGTGCACTCATCAACAACAATAATATTCCCTTCCTAACAGGCCTTAGTGGAAACACAGCTAATGTGATTCAAAACAATGGAAACAACGTGATCAATGGAGGCTCTGGTCTTCCTGTCTTCAATGGGGGTCAGTTCCCTGCTGGGACTAACCTTCAGAAGCTTATGTTTGGGACAATGACAGTTATTGATGATGAGCTAACCGAAGGACATGATCGCGGGTCAGGTTTGGTCGGTAAGGCACAAGGTTTCTATGTAGCAAGTTCTGAAGACGGGAGCAGCCAGACCATGGCTTTCACAGCCATGTTTGAGAGCGATGGCTATGCCAGTAGCCTCAGCTTCTTTGGTGTTCATCGAACTGC CTCTGAATCCCAGCTTGCCATCATGGGTGGCACCGGAAAGTACGTAAATGCAGAGGGCTATGCCACGGTTAAGACCATTCCAGGTGCCAATCAGCATAATACCGATGGAACAGAGACCTTGCTCCAGATTATTGTGTATCTTGCCCATTAG